A single genomic interval of Xyrauchen texanus isolate HMW12.3.18 chromosome 8, RBS_HiC_50CHRs, whole genome shotgun sequence harbors:
- the LOC127648463 gene encoding signal transducer and activator of transcription 3-like isoform X2 — MAQWNQLQQLETRYLEQLYHLYSDSFPMELRQFLAPWIESQDWAYAANKESHATLVFHNLLGEIDQQYSRFLQENNVLYQHNLRRIKQHLQSKYLEKPMEIARIVARCLWEEQRLLQTATTAQQDGQVAHPTGTVVTEKQQILEHNLQDIRKRVQDMEQKMKMLENLQDDFDFNYKTLKSAGELSQDLNGNSQAAATRQKMSQLEQMLSALDQLRRQIVTEMAGLLSAMDFVQKNLTDEELADWKRRQQIACIGGPPNICLDRLETWITSLAESQLQIRQQIKKLEELQQKVSYKGDPIIQHRPALEEKIVDLFRNLMKSAFVVERQPCMPMHPDRPLVIKTGVQFTNKVRLLVKFPELNYQLKIKVCIDKESGDVAAIRGSRKFNILGTNTKVMNMEESNNGSLSAEFKHLTLREQRCGNGGRTNSDASLIVTEELHLITFETEVYHQGLKIDLETHSLPVVVISNICQMPNAWASILWYNMLTNHPKNVNFFTKPPVGTWDQVAEVLSWQFSSTTKRGLTIEQLTTLAEKLLGPCVNYSGCQITWAKFCKENMMGKGFSFWVWLDNIIDLVKKYILALWNEGYIMGFISKERERAILSPKPPGTFLLRFSESSKEGGITFTWVEKDISGKTQIQSVEPYTKQQLNSMSFAEIIMGYKIMDATNILVSPLVYLYPEIPKEEAFGKYCRSEPQPDTEFPDPGCVIQPYLKTKFICVTPCPSVFMDFPDSELLGNSFTGTNSGNTSDLFPMSPRTLDSLMHNEAAEANPGPLESLTLDIDMSSDHPSPMREVFPASNVSDMDACRNA, encoded by the exons GGCATATGCAGCCAATAAGGAGTCTCATGCCACACTGGTGTTCCATAACCTGCTGGGGGAGATCGATCAGCAGTACAGTCGCTTCCTGCAGGAGAACAACGTCCTTTACCAACACAACCTACGGCGCATCAAACAGCACCTGCAGAGCAAATATCTGGAGAAGCCCATGGAGATCGCTCGCATCGTGGCACGCTGCCTATGGGAAGAGCAGCGTCTACTGCAGACAGCCACCACAGCACAGCAG GATGGCCAGGTTGCCCACCCTACTGGTACCGTGGTGACTGAGAAACAGCAGATACTGGAACACAACCTGCAGGACATCAGGAAGAGAGTTCAG GACATGGAACAGAAGATGAAGATGTTGGAGAACCTCCAGGATGACTTTGATTTCAATTACAAAACTCTCAAGAGTGCTGGAG AGTTGTCCCAGGACCTGAATGGAAACAGCCAGGCAGCAGCCACCAGGCAGAAGATGTCTCAACTGGAGCAGATGCTGAGTGCTCTGGATCAGCTGAGGAGG CAAATTGTGACTGAGATGGCAGGGCTGCTGTCTGCCATGGACTTTGTGCAGAAGAATCTGACAGATGAGGAGCTTGCTGACTGGAAGAGGAGACAGCAGATCGCCTGCATCGGAGGACCACCAAACATCTGCCTCGACCGCTTGGAGACATG GATCACCTCATTGGCTGAGTCACAGTTGCAAATCAGACAGCAGATCAAGAAGTTGGAGGAGCTTCAACAGAAGGTGTCATATAAAGGAGATCCGATAATTCAACACCGCCCCGCTCTGGAGGAGAAGATTGTAGACCTGTTCCGCAACCTTATGAAGAG TGCATTTGTCGTTGAGAGGCAGCCTTGTATGCCCATGCACCCTGACCGACCTCTCGTCATCAAAACAGGAGTTCAGTTCACCAACAAAGTCAG GTTACTAGTGAAATTTCCGGAGTTGAATTACCAGCTAAAGATCAAAGTGTGCATTGACAA AGAGTCAGGGGACGTGGCAGCCATTCGAGG TTCTCGTAAGTTCAACATTCTTGGCACCAACACTAAGGTGATGAACATGGAGGAATCCAACAATGGCAGCCTGTCAGCAGAGTTCAAACATCTG ACTCTACGAGAGCAGAGATGTGGCAATGGAGGCCGAACCAACAGTGAT GCATCTCTGATTGTGACGGAAGAACTGCACTTAATCACATTTGAAACAGAGGTTTACCACCAAGGCTTAAAGATCGACcttgag ACGCATTCTCTCCCAGTGGTGGTCATCTCTAATAtctgtcaaatgccaaatgcatgggCATCCATCCTGTGGTACAACATGCTGACCAACCATCccaag AATGTGAATTTCTTCACCAAACCTCCAGTAGGAACATGGGATCAGGTGGCTGAGGTGCTGAGCTGGCAGTTTTCTTCCACAACTAAGAGGGGACTGACAATTGAACAGCTCACCACACTTGCAGAGAAACTGCTTG GTCCATGTGTGAACTACTCCGGTTGTCAGATCACATGGGCCAAGTTCTGCAAA GAGAACATGATGGGAAAAGGTTTCTCGTTCTGGGTGTGGCTAGATAATATAATTGACCTAGTGAAGAAATATATTTTGGCTCTATGGAATGAAGG gtatATTATGGGCTTTATcagtaaagaaagagagagagcaatcCTGAGCCCAAAGCCTCCTGGAACATTCCTTCTGCGCTTCAGTGAAAGTAGTAAAGAGGGAGGAATAACCTTCACCTGGGTCGAGAAAGACATCAGTG GTAAGACCCAGATCCAGTCCGTGGAGCCGTACACAAAGCAGCAGCTCAACAGCATGTCCTTCGCTGAGATCATCATGGGTTACAAGATCATGGATGCCACCAACATTCTGGTCTCTCCATTGGTCTACCTCTACCCGGAAATCCCTAAAGAGGAGGCGTTTGGCAAGTACTGCCGCTCTGAACCTCAACCTGACACCGAGTTCCCTGACCCTGGATGTG taattcaGCCATACCTGAAGACCAAGTTCATCTGTGTCACCCC GTGTCCTTCCGTCTTCATGGACTTCCCGGACAGTGAGCTACTTGGGAACAGCTTCACTGG GACTAACTCTGGCAACACAAGTGATTTGTTCCCAATGTCCCCTCGTACACTTGACTCTCTCATGCATAATGAAGCAGCAGAGGCAAATCCTGGACCTCTTG AATCCCTCACTCTGGACATAGATATGAGCTCAGATCATCCCTCACCCATGAGAGAAGTGTTTCCAGCCTCTAATGTCTCAGATATGGATGCCTGCAGAAATGCTTAG
- the LOC127648463 gene encoding signal transducer and activator of transcription 3-like isoform X4: MASKVAVRFVDNYVNMAQWNQLQQLETRYLEQLYHLYSDSFPMELRQFLAPWIESQDWAYAANKESHATLVFHNLLGEIDQQYSRFLQENNVLYQHNLRRIKQHLQSKYLEKPMEIARIVARCLWEEQRLLQTATTAQQDGQVAHPTGTVVTEKQQILEHNLQDIRKRVQDMEQKMKMLENLQDDFDFNYKTLKSAGELSQDLNGNSQAAATRQKMSQLEQMLSALDQLRRQIVTEMAGLLSAMDFVQKNLTDEELADWKRRQQIACIGGPPNICLDRLETWITSLAESQLQIRQQIKKLEELQQKVSYKGDPIIQHRPALEEKIVDLFRNLMKSAFVVERQPCMPMHPDRPLVIKTGVQFTNKVRLLVKFPELNYQLKIKVCIDKESGDVAAIRGSRKFNILGTNTKVMNMEESNNGSLSAEFKHLTLREQRCGNGGRTNSDASLIVTEELHLITFETEVYHQGLKIDLETHSLPVVVISNICQMPNAWASILWYNMLTNHPKNVNFFTKPPVGTWDQVAEVLSWQFSSTTKRGLTIEQLTTLAEKLLGPCVNYSGCQITWAKFCKENMMGKGFSFWVWLDNIIDLVKKYILALWNEGYIMGFISKERERAILSPKPPGTFLLRFSESSKEGGITFTWVEKDISGKTQIQSVEPYTKQQLNSMSFAEIIMGYKIMDATNILVSPLVYLYPEIPKEEAFGKYCRSEPQPDTEFPDPGCVIQPYLKTKFICVTPQEQMQNSPLSSVFTMDQGCNFY; this comes from the exons GGCATATGCAGCCAATAAGGAGTCTCATGCCACACTGGTGTTCCATAACCTGCTGGGGGAGATCGATCAGCAGTACAGTCGCTTCCTGCAGGAGAACAACGTCCTTTACCAACACAACCTACGGCGCATCAAACAGCACCTGCAGAGCAAATATCTGGAGAAGCCCATGGAGATCGCTCGCATCGTGGCACGCTGCCTATGGGAAGAGCAGCGTCTACTGCAGACAGCCACCACAGCACAGCAG GATGGCCAGGTTGCCCACCCTACTGGTACCGTGGTGACTGAGAAACAGCAGATACTGGAACACAACCTGCAGGACATCAGGAAGAGAGTTCAG GACATGGAACAGAAGATGAAGATGTTGGAGAACCTCCAGGATGACTTTGATTTCAATTACAAAACTCTCAAGAGTGCTGGAG AGTTGTCCCAGGACCTGAATGGAAACAGCCAGGCAGCAGCCACCAGGCAGAAGATGTCTCAACTGGAGCAGATGCTGAGTGCTCTGGATCAGCTGAGGAGG CAAATTGTGACTGAGATGGCAGGGCTGCTGTCTGCCATGGACTTTGTGCAGAAGAATCTGACAGATGAGGAGCTTGCTGACTGGAAGAGGAGACAGCAGATCGCCTGCATCGGAGGACCACCAAACATCTGCCTCGACCGCTTGGAGACATG GATCACCTCATTGGCTGAGTCACAGTTGCAAATCAGACAGCAGATCAAGAAGTTGGAGGAGCTTCAACAGAAGGTGTCATATAAAGGAGATCCGATAATTCAACACCGCCCCGCTCTGGAGGAGAAGATTGTAGACCTGTTCCGCAACCTTATGAAGAG TGCATTTGTCGTTGAGAGGCAGCCTTGTATGCCCATGCACCCTGACCGACCTCTCGTCATCAAAACAGGAGTTCAGTTCACCAACAAAGTCAG GTTACTAGTGAAATTTCCGGAGTTGAATTACCAGCTAAAGATCAAAGTGTGCATTGACAA AGAGTCAGGGGACGTGGCAGCCATTCGAGG TTCTCGTAAGTTCAACATTCTTGGCACCAACACTAAGGTGATGAACATGGAGGAATCCAACAATGGCAGCCTGTCAGCAGAGTTCAAACATCTG ACTCTACGAGAGCAGAGATGTGGCAATGGAGGCCGAACCAACAGTGAT GCATCTCTGATTGTGACGGAAGAACTGCACTTAATCACATTTGAAACAGAGGTTTACCACCAAGGCTTAAAGATCGACcttgag ACGCATTCTCTCCCAGTGGTGGTCATCTCTAATAtctgtcaaatgccaaatgcatgggCATCCATCCTGTGGTACAACATGCTGACCAACCATCccaag AATGTGAATTTCTTCACCAAACCTCCAGTAGGAACATGGGATCAGGTGGCTGAGGTGCTGAGCTGGCAGTTTTCTTCCACAACTAAGAGGGGACTGACAATTGAACAGCTCACCACACTTGCAGAGAAACTGCTTG GTCCATGTGTGAACTACTCCGGTTGTCAGATCACATGGGCCAAGTTCTGCAAA GAGAACATGATGGGAAAAGGTTTCTCGTTCTGGGTGTGGCTAGATAATATAATTGACCTAGTGAAGAAATATATTTTGGCTCTATGGAATGAAGG gtatATTATGGGCTTTATcagtaaagaaagagagagagcaatcCTGAGCCCAAAGCCTCCTGGAACATTCCTTCTGCGCTTCAGTGAAAGTAGTAAAGAGGGAGGAATAACCTTCACCTGGGTCGAGAAAGACATCAGTG GTAAGACCCAGATCCAGTCCGTGGAGCCGTACACAAAGCAGCAGCTCAACAGCATGTCCTTCGCTGAGATCATCATGGGTTACAAGATCATGGATGCCACCAACATTCTGGTCTCTCCATTGGTCTACCTCTACCCGGAAATCCCTAAAGAGGAGGCGTTTGGCAAGTACTGCCGCTCTGAACCTCAACCTGACACCGAGTTCCCTGACCCTGGATGTG taattcaGCCATACCTGAAGACCAAGTTCATCTGTGTCACCCC ACAGGAGCAAATGCAAAACTCTCCTCTCAGTTCTGTGTTCACCATGGATCAGGGATGTAACTTCTACTGA
- the LOC127648463 gene encoding signal transducer and activator of transcription 3-like isoform X1: MASKVAVRFVDNYVNMAQWNQLQQLETRYLEQLYHLYSDSFPMELRQFLAPWIESQDWAYAANKESHATLVFHNLLGEIDQQYSRFLQENNVLYQHNLRRIKQHLQSKYLEKPMEIARIVARCLWEEQRLLQTATTAQQDGQVAHPTGTVVTEKQQILEHNLQDIRKRVQDMEQKMKMLENLQDDFDFNYKTLKSAGELSQDLNGNSQAAATRQKMSQLEQMLSALDQLRRQIVTEMAGLLSAMDFVQKNLTDEELADWKRRQQIACIGGPPNICLDRLETWITSLAESQLQIRQQIKKLEELQQKVSYKGDPIIQHRPALEEKIVDLFRNLMKSAFVVERQPCMPMHPDRPLVIKTGVQFTNKVRLLVKFPELNYQLKIKVCIDKESGDVAAIRGSRKFNILGTNTKVMNMEESNNGSLSAEFKHLTLREQRCGNGGRTNSDASLIVTEELHLITFETEVYHQGLKIDLETHSLPVVVISNICQMPNAWASILWYNMLTNHPKNVNFFTKPPVGTWDQVAEVLSWQFSSTTKRGLTIEQLTTLAEKLLGPCVNYSGCQITWAKFCKENMMGKGFSFWVWLDNIIDLVKKYILALWNEGYIMGFISKERERAILSPKPPGTFLLRFSESSKEGGITFTWVEKDISGKTQIQSVEPYTKQQLNSMSFAEIIMGYKIMDATNILVSPLVYLYPEIPKEEAFGKYCRSEPQPDTEFPDPGCVIQPYLKTKFICVTPCPSVFMDFPDSELLGNSFTGTNSGNTSDLFPMSPRTLDSLMHNEAAEANPGPLESLTLDIDMSSDHPSPMREVFPASNVSDMDACRNA; encoded by the exons GGCATATGCAGCCAATAAGGAGTCTCATGCCACACTGGTGTTCCATAACCTGCTGGGGGAGATCGATCAGCAGTACAGTCGCTTCCTGCAGGAGAACAACGTCCTTTACCAACACAACCTACGGCGCATCAAACAGCACCTGCAGAGCAAATATCTGGAGAAGCCCATGGAGATCGCTCGCATCGTGGCACGCTGCCTATGGGAAGAGCAGCGTCTACTGCAGACAGCCACCACAGCACAGCAG GATGGCCAGGTTGCCCACCCTACTGGTACCGTGGTGACTGAGAAACAGCAGATACTGGAACACAACCTGCAGGACATCAGGAAGAGAGTTCAG GACATGGAACAGAAGATGAAGATGTTGGAGAACCTCCAGGATGACTTTGATTTCAATTACAAAACTCTCAAGAGTGCTGGAG AGTTGTCCCAGGACCTGAATGGAAACAGCCAGGCAGCAGCCACCAGGCAGAAGATGTCTCAACTGGAGCAGATGCTGAGTGCTCTGGATCAGCTGAGGAGG CAAATTGTGACTGAGATGGCAGGGCTGCTGTCTGCCATGGACTTTGTGCAGAAGAATCTGACAGATGAGGAGCTTGCTGACTGGAAGAGGAGACAGCAGATCGCCTGCATCGGAGGACCACCAAACATCTGCCTCGACCGCTTGGAGACATG GATCACCTCATTGGCTGAGTCACAGTTGCAAATCAGACAGCAGATCAAGAAGTTGGAGGAGCTTCAACAGAAGGTGTCATATAAAGGAGATCCGATAATTCAACACCGCCCCGCTCTGGAGGAGAAGATTGTAGACCTGTTCCGCAACCTTATGAAGAG TGCATTTGTCGTTGAGAGGCAGCCTTGTATGCCCATGCACCCTGACCGACCTCTCGTCATCAAAACAGGAGTTCAGTTCACCAACAAAGTCAG GTTACTAGTGAAATTTCCGGAGTTGAATTACCAGCTAAAGATCAAAGTGTGCATTGACAA AGAGTCAGGGGACGTGGCAGCCATTCGAGG TTCTCGTAAGTTCAACATTCTTGGCACCAACACTAAGGTGATGAACATGGAGGAATCCAACAATGGCAGCCTGTCAGCAGAGTTCAAACATCTG ACTCTACGAGAGCAGAGATGTGGCAATGGAGGCCGAACCAACAGTGAT GCATCTCTGATTGTGACGGAAGAACTGCACTTAATCACATTTGAAACAGAGGTTTACCACCAAGGCTTAAAGATCGACcttgag ACGCATTCTCTCCCAGTGGTGGTCATCTCTAATAtctgtcaaatgccaaatgcatgggCATCCATCCTGTGGTACAACATGCTGACCAACCATCccaag AATGTGAATTTCTTCACCAAACCTCCAGTAGGAACATGGGATCAGGTGGCTGAGGTGCTGAGCTGGCAGTTTTCTTCCACAACTAAGAGGGGACTGACAATTGAACAGCTCACCACACTTGCAGAGAAACTGCTTG GTCCATGTGTGAACTACTCCGGTTGTCAGATCACATGGGCCAAGTTCTGCAAA GAGAACATGATGGGAAAAGGTTTCTCGTTCTGGGTGTGGCTAGATAATATAATTGACCTAGTGAAGAAATATATTTTGGCTCTATGGAATGAAGG gtatATTATGGGCTTTATcagtaaagaaagagagagagcaatcCTGAGCCCAAAGCCTCCTGGAACATTCCTTCTGCGCTTCAGTGAAAGTAGTAAAGAGGGAGGAATAACCTTCACCTGGGTCGAGAAAGACATCAGTG GTAAGACCCAGATCCAGTCCGTGGAGCCGTACACAAAGCAGCAGCTCAACAGCATGTCCTTCGCTGAGATCATCATGGGTTACAAGATCATGGATGCCACCAACATTCTGGTCTCTCCATTGGTCTACCTCTACCCGGAAATCCCTAAAGAGGAGGCGTTTGGCAAGTACTGCCGCTCTGAACCTCAACCTGACACCGAGTTCCCTGACCCTGGATGTG taattcaGCCATACCTGAAGACCAAGTTCATCTGTGTCACCCC GTGTCCTTCCGTCTTCATGGACTTCCCGGACAGTGAGCTACTTGGGAACAGCTTCACTGG GACTAACTCTGGCAACACAAGTGATTTGTTCCCAATGTCCCCTCGTACACTTGACTCTCTCATGCATAATGAAGCAGCAGAGGCAAATCCTGGACCTCTTG AATCCCTCACTCTGGACATAGATATGAGCTCAGATCATCCCTCACCCATGAGAGAAGTGTTTCCAGCCTCTAATGTCTCAGATATGGATGCCTGCAGAAATGCTTAG
- the LOC127648463 gene encoding signal transducer and activator of transcription 3-like isoform X3 codes for MASKVAVRFVDNYVNMAQWNQLQQLETRYLEQLYHLYSDSFPMELRQFLAPWIESQDWAYAANKESHATLVFHNLLGEIDQQYSRFLQENNVLYQHNLRRIKQHLQSKYLEKPMEIARIVARCLWEEQRLLQTATTAQQDGQVAHPTGTVVTEKQQILEHNLQDIRKRVQDMEQKMKMLENLQDDFDFNYKTLKSAGELSQDLNGNSQAAATRQKMSQLEQMLSALDQLRRQIVTEMAGLLSAMDFVQKNLTDEELADWKRRQQIACIGGPPNICLDRLETWITSLAESQLQIRQQIKKLEELQQKVSYKGDPIIQHRPALEEKIVDLFRNLMKSAFVVERQPCMPMHPDRPLVIKTGVQFTNKVRLLVKFPELNYQLKIKVCIDKESGDVAAIRGSRKFNILGTNTKVMNMEESNNGSLSAEFKHLTLREQRCGNGGRTNSDASLIVTEELHLITFETEVYHQGLKIDLETHSLPVVVISNICQMPNAWASILWYNMLTNHPKNVNFFTKPPVGTWDQVAEVLSWQFSSTTKRGLTIEQLTTLAEKLLGPCVNYSGCQITWAKFCKENMMGKGFSFWVWLDNIIDLVKKYILALWNEGYIMGFISKERERAILSPKPPGTFLLRFSESSKEGGITFTWVEKDISGKTQIQSVEPYTKQQLNSMSFAEIIMGYKIMDATNILVSPLVYLYPEIPKEEAFGKYCRSEPQPDTEFPDPGCVIQPYLKTKFICVTPTNSGNTSDLFPMSPRTLDSLMHNEAAEANPGPLESLTLDIDMSSDHPSPMREVFPASNVSDMDACRNA; via the exons GGCATATGCAGCCAATAAGGAGTCTCATGCCACACTGGTGTTCCATAACCTGCTGGGGGAGATCGATCAGCAGTACAGTCGCTTCCTGCAGGAGAACAACGTCCTTTACCAACACAACCTACGGCGCATCAAACAGCACCTGCAGAGCAAATATCTGGAGAAGCCCATGGAGATCGCTCGCATCGTGGCACGCTGCCTATGGGAAGAGCAGCGTCTACTGCAGACAGCCACCACAGCACAGCAG GATGGCCAGGTTGCCCACCCTACTGGTACCGTGGTGACTGAGAAACAGCAGATACTGGAACACAACCTGCAGGACATCAGGAAGAGAGTTCAG GACATGGAACAGAAGATGAAGATGTTGGAGAACCTCCAGGATGACTTTGATTTCAATTACAAAACTCTCAAGAGTGCTGGAG AGTTGTCCCAGGACCTGAATGGAAACAGCCAGGCAGCAGCCACCAGGCAGAAGATGTCTCAACTGGAGCAGATGCTGAGTGCTCTGGATCAGCTGAGGAGG CAAATTGTGACTGAGATGGCAGGGCTGCTGTCTGCCATGGACTTTGTGCAGAAGAATCTGACAGATGAGGAGCTTGCTGACTGGAAGAGGAGACAGCAGATCGCCTGCATCGGAGGACCACCAAACATCTGCCTCGACCGCTTGGAGACATG GATCACCTCATTGGCTGAGTCACAGTTGCAAATCAGACAGCAGATCAAGAAGTTGGAGGAGCTTCAACAGAAGGTGTCATATAAAGGAGATCCGATAATTCAACACCGCCCCGCTCTGGAGGAGAAGATTGTAGACCTGTTCCGCAACCTTATGAAGAG TGCATTTGTCGTTGAGAGGCAGCCTTGTATGCCCATGCACCCTGACCGACCTCTCGTCATCAAAACAGGAGTTCAGTTCACCAACAAAGTCAG GTTACTAGTGAAATTTCCGGAGTTGAATTACCAGCTAAAGATCAAAGTGTGCATTGACAA AGAGTCAGGGGACGTGGCAGCCATTCGAGG TTCTCGTAAGTTCAACATTCTTGGCACCAACACTAAGGTGATGAACATGGAGGAATCCAACAATGGCAGCCTGTCAGCAGAGTTCAAACATCTG ACTCTACGAGAGCAGAGATGTGGCAATGGAGGCCGAACCAACAGTGAT GCATCTCTGATTGTGACGGAAGAACTGCACTTAATCACATTTGAAACAGAGGTTTACCACCAAGGCTTAAAGATCGACcttgag ACGCATTCTCTCCCAGTGGTGGTCATCTCTAATAtctgtcaaatgccaaatgcatgggCATCCATCCTGTGGTACAACATGCTGACCAACCATCccaag AATGTGAATTTCTTCACCAAACCTCCAGTAGGAACATGGGATCAGGTGGCTGAGGTGCTGAGCTGGCAGTTTTCTTCCACAACTAAGAGGGGACTGACAATTGAACAGCTCACCACACTTGCAGAGAAACTGCTTG GTCCATGTGTGAACTACTCCGGTTGTCAGATCACATGGGCCAAGTTCTGCAAA GAGAACATGATGGGAAAAGGTTTCTCGTTCTGGGTGTGGCTAGATAATATAATTGACCTAGTGAAGAAATATATTTTGGCTCTATGGAATGAAGG gtatATTATGGGCTTTATcagtaaagaaagagagagagcaatcCTGAGCCCAAAGCCTCCTGGAACATTCCTTCTGCGCTTCAGTGAAAGTAGTAAAGAGGGAGGAATAACCTTCACCTGGGTCGAGAAAGACATCAGTG GTAAGACCCAGATCCAGTCCGTGGAGCCGTACACAAAGCAGCAGCTCAACAGCATGTCCTTCGCTGAGATCATCATGGGTTACAAGATCATGGATGCCACCAACATTCTGGTCTCTCCATTGGTCTACCTCTACCCGGAAATCCCTAAAGAGGAGGCGTTTGGCAAGTACTGCCGCTCTGAACCTCAACCTGACACCGAGTTCCCTGACCCTGGATGTG taattcaGCCATACCTGAAGACCAAGTTCATCTGTGTCACCCC GACTAACTCTGGCAACACAAGTGATTTGTTCCCAATGTCCCCTCGTACACTTGACTCTCTCATGCATAATGAAGCAGCAGAGGCAAATCCTGGACCTCTTG AATCCCTCACTCTGGACATAGATATGAGCTCAGATCATCCCTCACCCATGAGAGAAGTGTTTCCAGCCTCTAATGTCTCAGATATGGATGCCTGCAGAAATGCTTAG